From a single Lolium rigidum isolate FL_2022 chromosome 7, APGP_CSIRO_Lrig_0.1, whole genome shotgun sequence genomic region:
- the LOC124671639 gene encoding zinc finger protein 646-like: MPSSPSPPRPSPPQAAYKHFCRVCNKGFTCGSALGGHMRAHAVGDDGPSAADDDDEPVPRARGGGGEDGPSTATTTHVYALRANPNRLTRGCQVCKNCGKEFSSMELFLEHGKCNSGENDDTDGSPHSSAPSVADGEDDASLATAWSKGKRSRRAKLGAEGGDDMPAGEDEEEDLANCLVMLSSCKADQAGVSEADPQPRRASASKDHVRMPQQPQPISFVMPAPEQAMVMPLALPAPLYASPVPRGMFECKACKKVFTSHQALGGHRASHKKVKGCFAAKAESSVIEPMHHAPAASGLDDDKGSAAAAVEVNAGGSADARTNVDVTAGETHAGTSEAAAAPSLSMAITTTDHDPALAITPGKKKAKMHECSVCHRLFSSGQALGGHKRCHWLTSGTGEHANIAPLTAEGLVAASGQQLTLRPMVDASEPVLDLTIAANPLTAIASARVAEVGTSSLHLDASAPSLYLQPAAVPSNPSNQNKMAPTSSHGVDDAVAASCGAEDEADSTTVKKARLCDLKDDSTAGETTPWLQVGIGSSSADGDGKSAAE, translated from the coding sequence ATGCCGTCTTCGCCATCCCCGCCCCGTCCCTCGCCGCCACAGGCGGCGTACAAGCACTTCTGCAGAGTCTGCAACAAGGGCTTCACATGCGGCAGTGCGCTCGGTGGTCACATGAGGGCCCACGCCGTCGGCGACGACGGGCCTAGTGccgcggacgacgacgacgagcccgTGCCGCGCGCGCGCGGTGGTGGAGGGGAAGATGGGccatcgacggcgacgacgacgcacgTCTACGCGCTCCGGGCGAATCCTAACCGCCTGACCAGGGGCTGTCAGGTGTGCAAGAACTGCGGGAAGGAGTTCTCGTCGATGGAGCTGTTCCTAGAACACGGCAAGTGCAACTCCGGCGAAAACGATGACACGGACGGCTCGCCGCACTCGTCGGCACCCTCCGTGGCGGACGGCGAGGACGACGCGTCGCTGGCCACTGCGTGGTCGAAAGGGAAGCGATCCCGTCGCGCCAAGCTGGGCGCCGAAGGAGGCGATGATATGCCCGcaggcgaggacgaggaggaggacctggCCAATTGCCTCGTCATGCTCTCGTCGTGCAAGGCCGATCAGGCAGGCGTCTCCGAGGCCGACCCGCAGCCGAGGCGCGCATCGGCGAGCAAGGACCACGTGAGAATGCCTCAACAGCCGCAACCCATCTCGTTCGTCATGCCGGCGCCGGAGCAGGCGATGGTGATGCCCTTGGCGTTGCCAGCGCCGCTGTACGCCTCCCCCGTGCCACGTGGCATGTTCGAGTGCAAGGCATGCAAGAAGGTGTTCACTTCGCACCAAGCTCTGGGCGGGCACCGTGCCAGCCACAAGAAGGTGAAGGGATGTTTCGCCGCCAAGGCCGAGAGCAGCGTCATTGAGCCAATGCACCAcgcgccggccgcctccgggCTCGATGATGACAAGGGCAGTGCAGCCGCTGCCGTCGAAGTCAATGCAGGCGGCAGCGCTGACGCCAGAACGAACGTCGATGTCACTGCTGGCGAAACACACGCCGGTACGagcgaggccgccgccgcgccatcctTGTCAATGGCCATCACGACCACCGACCATGATCCGGCACTGGCAATTACACCGGGCAAGAAGAAGGCCAAGATGCACGAGTGCTCCGTCTGCCACCGCCTCTTCTCTTCTGGCCAGGCGCTCGGAGGCCACAAGCGCTGCCACTGGCTCACCTCGGGCACAGGGGAACACGCCAACATCGCACCCCTGACAGCTGAAGGCCTTGTCGCGGCTTCTGGCCAGCAGCTCACTCTCCGGCCAATGGTGGACGCGTCGGAGCCGGTGCTGGATCTCACCATCGCGGCTAACCCGTTGACGGCGATTGCTAGCGCGAGGGTCGCCGAGGTCGGAACCAGCTCGCTGCATCTCGATGCATCTGCACCTTCGCTCTACCTCCAACCAGCGGCGGTACCGAGCAACCCCAGCAACCAGAACAAGATGGCCCCGACGAGCAGCCACGGTGTTGACGATGCTGTAGCTGCCTCGTGCGGCGCTGAGGACGAGGCGGACAGCACGACCGTCAAGAAAGCCAGGCTTTGTGATCTCAAGGACGACAGCACAGCAGGGGAGACCACGCCGTGGCTGCAGGTCGGCATTGGCTCCTCGTCGGCCGATGGTGATGGGAAGAGTGCTGCGGAATGA